In the genome of Gloeotrichia echinulata CP02, one region contains:
- the trpE gene encoding anthranilate synthase component I produces MIFPNFEEFKELALQGNFVPVYQELIADLDTPVSAWYKVCAGQPYSFLLESVEGGEKLGRYSFVGCDPLWVLEARGNSTTQKQRNGSQVVFAGDPFTALAQCVAPYRPVKLPQLPPGIGGLFGFWGYELIRWIEPRVPVHPPDERNIPDGLWMQVDHLLIFDQVKRKIWAIAYADLREENVDLQVAYQQAGDRVSQMVDKLSLPLSPEKTRLSWTPPSAVSPSTTAEYTSNFTRPEFCASVQKAKDYIKAGDIFQVVISQRLSTEYTGDPFALYRSLRQINPSPYMAFFNLLDWQIIGSSPEVMVKAERDADGEIIATVRPIAGTRPRGKTSIEDTALAADLLQDPKEIAEHVMLVDLGRNDLGRVCESGSVKVDELMVVERYSHVMHIVSNVVGKLAADKTAWDLLKASFPAGTVSGAPKIRAMEIINELEPSRRGVYSGVYGYYDFEGQLNTAIAIRTMVLRDNTVTVQAGAGLVADSDPEKEYEETLNKARGLLVAIRCLR; encoded by the coding sequence ATGATATTTCCCAATTTTGAAGAATTTAAAGAGTTAGCGTTGCAAGGTAATTTTGTACCGGTGTATCAAGAATTGATCGCAGACTTGGATACGCCTGTATCAGCTTGGTATAAAGTTTGTGCTGGTCAGCCTTATAGCTTTTTATTGGAATCGGTGGAAGGTGGGGAAAAACTGGGACGTTATAGTTTTGTTGGTTGCGATCCGCTGTGGGTGTTGGAAGCAAGGGGAAATAGTACAACCCAGAAACAGCGCAACGGTTCCCAGGTGGTGTTTGCAGGCGACCCATTTACAGCCTTAGCCCAATGTGTCGCACCTTATCGCCCAGTGAAGTTACCCCAATTACCGCCAGGAATCGGCGGTTTATTTGGGTTTTGGGGCTATGAGTTGATTCGCTGGATTGAACCACGAGTGCCAGTTCATCCACCTGATGAGCGTAATATCCCGGATGGATTGTGGATGCAGGTAGACCACCTGTTGATTTTTGACCAGGTAAAGCGGAAAATTTGGGCGATCGCCTATGCTGATTTACGTGAAGAGAATGTTGATTTACAGGTAGCTTATCAACAAGCAGGCGATCGCGTCTCTCAAATGGTAGACAAGCTATCTCTACCCCTGTCGCCCGAAAAAACCAGATTGTCATGGACGCCCCCATCTGCAGTTTCTCCCTCCACAACGGCGGAATACACCAGCAACTTCACCCGCCCAGAATTCTGCGCCAGTGTCCAAAAGGCAAAAGATTATATCAAAGCTGGGGATATCTTTCAAGTAGTCATTTCCCAGCGTCTATCAACAGAATACACAGGCGACCCCTTCGCCCTTTACCGTTCCCTGCGCCAGATTAATCCATCGCCTTACATGGCGTTCTTTAACTTACTCGATTGGCAAATCATCGGTTCGAGTCCTGAAGTCATGGTGAAAGCCGAACGGGATGCAGATGGTGAGATAATCGCCACAGTTCGCCCGATAGCGGGGACACGTCCACGGGGAAAAACAAGCATTGAAGATACAGCCTTAGCAGCGGATTTACTCCAAGACCCCAAAGAAATCGCTGAACACGTCATGCTGGTTGATTTAGGGCGCAATGATTTGGGGCGCGTTTGTGAAAGTGGTAGCGTCAAAGTTGATGAATTAATGGTAGTGGAACGCTACTCCCATGTGATGCATATTGTCAGTAATGTCGTCGGTAAATTAGCAGCAGATAAAACCGCATGGGATTTACTCAAAGCTTCCTTCCCCGCCGGTACAGTCAGTGGCGCACCCAAAATTAGAGCAATGGAAATTATCAATGAATTAGAGCCTAGCCGCCGTGGTGTGTATTCTGGTGTGTATGGATATTACGATTTTGAAGGGCAATTGAATACTGCGATAGCAATTCGGACAATGGTATTGCGTGATAATACGGTAACTGTGCAAGCGGGCGCCGGTTTGGTGGCTGATTCTGACCCTGAGAAGGAATATGAGGAGACTTTGAATAAGGCGAGGGGTTTGTTAGTCGCGATACGTTGTTTGCGTTGA
- a CDS encoding ferric reductase-like transmembrane domain-containing protein, with protein sequence MFILHLDTVPFPNLLGFLSLFAYICTLLPSNIRVVFPAIKKSKIIIKLLQYRREIGVLAFLLAVGHGYLLVIKRNFDFFDIKTYGVYIHGSATFIIFTLLAFTSNNWSVKKLKANWRQLHKLTYLAMFLLFWHVHDKMLGHWSWATPLASCGITLVIILFFRRRWLEQKKKDFINHQAFNFVIIGLLFFATTLGLDKVRSLSNAATNDSNQEQQRIRTFHDRAWVYSVAISPDNQTLVSGNYDKSVNIFNLNTGKLIHTLNGHVSAVESVAITSDGNVIASGSWDKKIKLWNLKTGKLIRTLSGHSDDVKAIAFSRDGKTLASASWDKTVKLWDVETGKILRVFQHSDPVRTVAISPDGQMIVSGCEDGKVIIWQMTSGKLNIPLAAHNQAVRSVAFSADGQTLASASNDQTIKLWNLQTGQLLHTLPGHKNAIYSVAFSADGQTLASGSYDQTIKLWNLQNGQLIRTLPGHKNAIYSVAFSADGQTLASGSQDATIKIWRLSKGLGIRD encoded by the coding sequence ATGTTCATATTGCATCTAGATACTGTTCCGTTTCCTAATTTGCTGGGTTTTTTATCTTTATTCGCTTACATTTGCACGTTATTACCGAGTAATATTAGAGTCGTTTTTCCAGCGATAAAAAAATCAAAAATAATAATTAAATTATTGCAATATCGCCGAGAAATCGGTGTATTAGCTTTCTTATTAGCTGTAGGTCATGGTTATTTATTAGTAATCAAGAGGAATTTTGATTTTTTTGATATTAAAACTTACGGAGTGTATATTCATGGCAGCGCCACATTTATTATATTCACCTTACTAGCTTTCACCTCTAATAATTGGAGTGTAAAAAAACTCAAAGCTAATTGGCGACAGTTGCATAAATTAACCTACTTAGCAATGTTCTTATTATTTTGGCATGTTCACGACAAAATGTTGGGACATTGGAGTTGGGCGACACCGTTGGCATCTTGTGGAATCACATTAGTAATTATTTTGTTTTTCAGAAGAAGATGGTTGGAGCAAAAAAAGAAAGATTTTATCAATCATCAAGCTTTTAATTTCGTCATTATTGGTTTATTGTTTTTTGCTACCACACTTGGATTAGACAAGGTTAGATCGCTTTCAAATGCAGCGACTAATGATTCAAATCAAGAACAGCAAAGAATCAGGACTTTCCATGATAGAGCATGGGTTTATTCAGTCGCAATTAGTCCAGATAATCAAACTCTCGTCAGCGGTAATTATGATAAGAGTGTTAATATATTTAATCTCAATACTGGCAAATTAATTCACACTCTTAATGGACACGTATCCGCTGTTGAATCCGTCGCGATTACCTCTGATGGAAATGTTATAGCTAGTGGTAGTTGGGATAAAAAAATTAAGTTGTGGAATTTAAAAACGGGGAAACTAATCCGCACCTTATCTGGACATTCAGATGATGTAAAAGCGATTGCTTTCAGTCGGGATGGAAAAACTTTAGCTAGTGCTAGCTGGGATAAAACTGTTAAGCTGTGGGATGTAGAAACTGGTAAAATACTCCGGGTTTTCCAGCATTCCGACCCAGTGAGAACAGTGGCTATTAGTCCAGATGGGCAGATGATTGTGAGTGGTTGTGAAGATGGCAAAGTCATCATTTGGCAGATGACTAGTGGTAAATTAAACATACCTCTGGCGGCGCATAATCAAGCAGTTCGTTCTGTAGCCTTCAGTGCTGATGGTCAAACTCTGGCTAGTGCTAGTAATGACCAAACAATTAAGTTATGGAATCTCCAGACTGGACAGTTACTCCATACTCTCCCAGGACATAAAAACGCAATTTATTCTGTAGCCTTCAGTGCTGATGGTCAAACTCTCGCTAGTGGTAGCTATGATCAAACGATTAAGTTGTGGAATCTACAAAATGGACAGTTGATTCGTACTCTCCCAGGACATAAAAACGCAATTTATTCTGTAGCCTTCAGTGCTGATGGTCAAACTCTCGCTAGTGGTAGCCAAGATGCAACTATTAAGATTTGGCGATTGTCTAAGGGGCTAGGGATTAGGGATTAG
- the recR gene encoding recombination mediator RecR, translating into MQRLPGVGPKSAQRLALHILKRPEAEVEALAQALIDAKKQIGLCSVCYHLSAEPVCEICRNPNRDNSTICIVADSRDVIALEKTREYKGKYHVLGGVISPMDGIGPEQLTIQALVRRVSQQKPQEVILAISPSVEGETTTLYVGQLLKPFTKVTRIAFGLPVGGDLEYADEVTLARALEGRRELD; encoded by the coding sequence TTGCAACGCCTACCTGGAGTTGGGCCAAAATCAGCCCAGCGCCTAGCTTTGCATATTTTGAAGCGCCCAGAAGCCGAAGTAGAGGCTTTAGCACAAGCCCTGATTGATGCCAAAAAACAGATAGGTTTATGTTCTGTCTGCTATCACCTATCTGCTGAACCGGTTTGTGAAATCTGCCGCAACCCTAACCGCGACAATAGCACTATCTGCATAGTTGCAGATTCTCGTGATGTGATTGCGCTGGAAAAAACCCGCGAGTATAAAGGTAAATATCACGTTTTGGGTGGGGTCATTTCCCCTATGGATGGTATTGGACCAGAACAGTTGACTATCCAAGCTTTAGTTAGGCGCGTGAGTCAACAAAAACCTCAAGAAGTTATTTTGGCAATTAGTCCGAGTGTGGAAGGGGAAACCACTACACTATATGTCGGTCAGCTACTGAAACCCTTTACCAAGGTGACGCGGATTGCCTTTGGTTTGCCTGTGGGTGGTGATTTGGAGTACGCTGACGAGGTGACGCTAGCAAGGGCTTTGGAAGGACGCCGGGAGTTGGATTAG
- a CDS encoding Uma2 family endonuclease — protein sequence MVSTIKRRYTLDEYRAIEQKAEARSEYRDGEIVPMSGGTLKHSRIGRNILTYLTSALRDTQFEPINSDLRLWIPEHQRGVYPDVMVFDGEPQLNGERFDEVLNPTLIVEVLSPSTADYDRQSKFRMYRSIKSFSEYLLVEQDEPFIEKYSKQAQGWLLSEFNNLQQSITLQSVGIELPITEIYRGVVFE from the coding sequence ATGGTTTCTACCATCAAGCGTCGCTACACATTAGACGAATATCGCGCCATCGAACAAAAAGCAGAAGCACGCAGCGAATATCGAGATGGAGAAATTGTACCCATGTCAGGAGGAACACTCAAACACAGTCGCATCGGTCGGAATATTTTAACCTATCTTACCTCTGCGCTACGCGATACTCAATTTGAGCCAATTAACAGCGATTTACGGCTGTGGATTCCCGAACATCAGCGCGGAGTTTATCCAGACGTGATGGTTTTTGACGGTGAACCGCAACTGAATGGGGAACGATTCGATGAAGTCTTAAATCCTACACTAATTGTTGAAGTTTTATCACCTTCCACCGCCGATTATGACCGACAAAGTAAATTTCGCATGTATCGCTCAATTAAAAGTTTTAGCGAATATTTATTAGTCGAACAAGATGAACCTTTTATAGAAAAATATAGCAAACAAGCGCAAGGTTGGTTGCTCAGTGAATTTAACAACTTGCAGCAATCTATTACCCTACAATCAGTTGGGATAGAATTACCAATAACAGAAATTTATCGCGGCGTTGTTTTTGAGTAA
- a CDS encoding photosystem I reaction center subunit II PsaD produces MAETLSGKTPLFAGSTGGLLTKAEVEEKYAITWTSPKQQVFELPTGGAATMLQGENLLYIARKEYGIALGAQLRKFKITDYKIYRILPSGETTLIHPADGVFPEKVNAGREKVRYVPRRIGQNPNASELKFSGKATHDA; encoded by the coding sequence ATGGCAGAAACACTTTCTGGAAAAACCCCGTTATTTGCTGGCAGCACTGGTGGCTTGCTGACAAAAGCAGAAGTGGAAGAAAAGTACGCTATTACCTGGACTAGCCCTAAGCAGCAGGTATTTGAATTGCCTACAGGTGGCGCTGCTACCATGCTCCAAGGCGAAAACCTGCTGTACATAGCTCGGAAAGAATATGGTATCGCGTTGGGAGCTCAACTCCGGAAATTTAAAATTACAGACTACAAAATTTACCGGATTTTGCCCAGCGGCGAAACTACTTTAATTCACCCAGCTGATGGCGTCTTCCCTGAAAAAGTGAACGCAGGTCGTGAGAAAGTACGTTATGTACCACGCCGAATTGGACAAAATCCCAATGCATCAGAACTCAAGTTCAGTGGTAAAGCTACCCACGACGCATAG
- a CDS encoding HAD-IC family P-type ATPase, with protein MIQAIHTSVKGRVRYKVKELYRSHSLKEYLERSLSNMAEIISVCANPLTSNILVIFQTDTNYRSVGFLIEKLILDYKKQNKELQPEKLSKQQRKHKNLVINAQAQKIENWHLMEVPQVLDEFQTSKASGLSTELATENLKKYGQNILGETATRSDLSILIEQFKSLPVALLGVAAGISVFTGGIVDAVVILGVIGLNAVIGYATESQSERIINALKSREQTLTWVIRDSHQLEIPTENIVLGDILVLKPGIYVAADARLIEADNLSIDESALTGESIPITKITESLIGEDFPLGDRFNIVYKGTLVTGGQGLAVVVTTGKFTEMGKIQQLVGEATTMQTPLAKQLDKVGTQLVLISMGICGLVFGMGLLRGYGLAQMLTTSISLAVAAVPEGLPTIATTTLALGIRDMRKNNVLVRSLNAVEALGSVQTICLDKTGTITENRMSVVEIHANSRYITVSDGEFIAQGENINPYTCDELLKLIHVSVLCNETQVSKQGDGQYVVTGSATENALIYMGISAGVDIIQLRQKYSLVQTNLRSENRNIMSTIHRTDEQQQFVALKGNPAEVVEICQRRIKHGEIVPLTKKDREAIEMENDRMAGKALRVLGIAYADIDEVNNGNHYESNLIWLGLVGMADPIRKGVKQLIADFHQAGIDTVMITGDQSPTAYAIAKELQLNRDPQLEILDSTNLNNLTPEALIALSDKVDVFARISPSNKLQIVQALQGAGKVVAMTGDGINDAPALKAAQVGVAMGKDGTDVAREVADIILEDDRLETMMIAVSRGRTIYNNIRKSVHFLLSTNLSEIIVMTTATAVGIGEPLNAIQLLWLNLVTDIFPGLSLAMEAPEPEVLSQPPRSPDEPIIKNSDFGRIAFESAIISASTLTAYSYGLTRYGIGPVASTIAFLSLTSGQLLHTISSRSETHSIFSQERLPNNPYLNAALIGSFAIQILAITIPQLRSLLKIAPINLVDGLVIGGSALLPLLVNESTKHLRPSEQVYIQDSQAA; from the coding sequence GTGATTCAAGCAATCCATACTAGTGTTAAAGGTAGAGTTAGATACAAAGTTAAGGAACTTTATCGTTCACATTCTCTGAAAGAATATTTGGAGCGATCGCTCTCCAATATGGCAGAGATAATATCGGTTTGCGCTAATCCGTTAACCAGCAATATATTGGTAATTTTTCAGACAGATACTAACTATCGCAGCGTTGGATTTTTGATTGAAAAACTTATTTTAGATTACAAAAAACAAAATAAAGAACTTCAGCCAGAGAAATTATCAAAACAGCAAAGAAAACATAAAAACCTTGTTATAAATGCCCAAGCACAAAAGATAGAAAATTGGCATTTAATGGAAGTACCTCAAGTTCTTGATGAATTCCAAACTTCAAAAGCATCAGGATTATCTACTGAGTTGGCTACGGAAAACCTCAAGAAATATGGACAGAATATTCTAGGAGAAACTGCTACTCGTTCGGATTTGAGTATTTTAATTGAGCAATTTAAATCTTTACCAGTGGCTTTACTTGGCGTGGCGGCGGGGATTTCGGTCTTTACTGGGGGAATTGTTGATGCTGTAGTGATTCTGGGTGTGATTGGTCTAAATGCGGTGATTGGTTATGCGACAGAAAGCCAGTCAGAAAGAATTATTAATGCCCTCAAAAGTCGGGAACAAACATTAACTTGGGTAATTAGAGATAGTCATCAACTAGAAATACCGACAGAAAATATTGTCTTAGGAGATATTTTAGTTCTCAAACCTGGTATTTATGTAGCCGCAGATGCTCGACTGATTGAGGCAGATAATCTGAGTATAGATGAGTCTGCCCTAACTGGAGAAAGTATACCAATCACCAAAATAACTGAATCCTTGATTGGTGAAGACTTCCCGTTAGGCGATCGCTTCAATATAGTTTATAAAGGAACTTTAGTCACCGGTGGTCAAGGACTAGCTGTGGTGGTGACGACGGGAAAATTTACAGAAATGGGTAAGATCCAACAACTGGTTGGTGAAGCAACCACCATGCAAACCCCCCTAGCCAAACAACTAGATAAGGTAGGAACTCAACTGGTTTTAATCAGTATGGGAATTTGCGGTCTTGTCTTTGGAATGGGACTGTTACGGGGATATGGTTTAGCACAAATGTTGACAACATCTATATCCTTAGCGGTAGCTGCAGTTCCCGAAGGTTTACCCACAATTGCGACCACAACCCTAGCCTTGGGTATCAGAGATATGAGGAAAAATAACGTCCTCGTTCGCAGTTTGAATGCGGTGGAAGCGTTAGGTTCTGTACAGACAATTTGCTTAGATAAAACCGGGACTATTACCGAAAATAGGATGTCCGTGGTCGAGATACATGCAAATAGTCGATACATCACCGTATCTGATGGTGAGTTTATCGCCCAAGGAGAGAATATCAACCCCTATACTTGCGATGAACTGTTAAAACTGATTCATGTTTCGGTTCTGTGCAATGAAACTCAAGTCAGCAAACAAGGAGATGGTCAGTATGTTGTGACCGGTTCAGCCACGGAAAATGCCCTAATTTATATGGGAATTAGCGCTGGGGTGGATATCATACAGCTAAGACAAAAATATTCCCTTGTGCAAACTAACCTGCGCTCAGAAAACCGTAATATCATGAGTACAATTCATCGAACTGATGAGCAACAGCAGTTTGTGGCTCTTAAAGGTAATCCTGCCGAAGTCGTCGAGATTTGCCAAAGGCGGATAAAACATGGGGAAATAGTACCTTTAACAAAAAAAGATAGAGAGGCGATTGAAATGGAAAACGATCGCATGGCAGGTAAAGCGCTACGGGTGTTAGGAATAGCTTATGCTGATATAGATGAGGTTAACAACGGCAATCATTATGAGTCAAACCTAATCTGGTTAGGACTTGTAGGTATGGCAGATCCCATCCGTAAAGGGGTCAAACAATTGATTGCGGACTTTCATCAAGCGGGGATTGATACAGTGATGATTACTGGCGATCAAAGTCCAACCGCCTATGCGATCGCTAAAGAATTACAATTGAACAGAGATCCCCAACTAGAAATTCTCGATTCTACCAACCTCAATAATCTCACGCCTGAAGCCTTAATCGCACTCAGTGATAAAGTAGATGTATTTGCCCGCATCAGTCCTAGCAATAAACTGCAAATCGTTCAGGCTTTGCAAGGCGCCGGTAAAGTTGTCGCCATGACCGGCGATGGAATTAACGATGCACCAGCCCTGAAAGCCGCACAAGTTGGCGTAGCAATGGGTAAAGACGGCACCGATGTAGCGCGGGAAGTTGCAGATATTATACTCGAAGATGACAGGCTAGAAACGATGATGATTGCCGTCAGTCGAGGACGAACAATCTATAACAACATCCGCAAATCCGTGCATTTCCTCTTATCCACCAACCTCAGCGAAATCATAGTCATGACTACAGCCACCGCAGTTGGTATTGGTGAACCCTTGAATGCGATCCAACTCCTGTGGCTAAATTTAGTTACCGACATCTTCCCCGGTCTTTCCCTGGCGATGGAAGCACCAGAACCAGAAGTTTTGAGTCAGCCACCCCGCAGTCCTGACGAACCAATTATCAAAAATTCCGATTTTGGCAGAATTGCCTTTGAGTCTGCAATCATCTCTGCCAGTACTCTAACAGCCTATAGCTACGGCTTGACCAGATATGGTATTGGACCTGTAGCCAGCACCATTGCTTTTTTGAGCTTAACATCCGGTCAACTGCTACATACTATTAGCAGTCGTTCGGAAACCCACAGCATATTTAGTCAAGAAAGACTGCCAAATAATCCTTATTTAAATGCTGCTCTTATCGGTTCTTTTGCCATTCAAATCTTAGCTATAACTATTCCCCAACTGAGGAGTTTGTTGAAGATTGCACCAATTAATCTTGTGGATGGCTTGGTGATTGGCGGTAGTGCTTTACTACCGCTGTTAGTGAATGAAAGTACGAAACATCTTAGACCTAGTGAACAAGTTTATATCCAAGATTCTCAAGCAGCCTGA
- the metK gene encoding methionine adenosyltransferase: MKKDFMFTSESVTEGHPDKLCDQISDAIVDRFLQQDHYARVITECAVSTGIVFIAARFEPNANVDFTNIARQVIDQVGYQQSEFNGKTCSILTSLRELPPNPYHLFDEKSLSDEEIEQINVNNQATVFGFACNQTDALMPLPIWLAHKLARQISEVRRENILPYLTPDGKTQVGVEYKNRRPYRIHSITVIASQTKAAKPQLEQLKKDIREAVIQPVFEDEDIKPDEKTRIFINPDGPFVIGGPGVHAGLTGRKNAIDTYGEYSKHSGSALSGKDPIRIDRVGAYAARYAAKNVVAAQIADECEVQLSYSIGLSRPVSIQVETFGTGKISDEEITTVLEKHFDFRLAGIIKQFNLRYLPSLANGGFYRKLAAYGHVGRMDLELPWEKVDKVAILLG, translated from the coding sequence ATGAAAAAAGATTTTATGTTTACATCTGAATCAGTCACAGAGGGGCATCCTGATAAACTATGTGATCAAATTAGTGATGCGATTGTAGATCGGTTTTTGCAGCAAGATCATTACGCCAGGGTAATCACAGAATGTGCAGTATCTACAGGCATTGTTTTTATCGCTGCCCGATTTGAACCAAATGCCAACGTAGATTTTACTAATATAGCAAGACAGGTAATTGATCAGGTTGGGTATCAACAGTCAGAATTTAATGGTAAGACCTGTAGTATTTTGACCAGTTTAAGGGAATTACCTCCCAACCCATATCATTTATTTGATGAAAAAAGTCTATCGGATGAAGAAATAGAGCAAATTAATGTTAACAATCAAGCAACAGTTTTTGGCTTTGCCTGTAATCAAACAGATGCTTTGATGCCATTGCCAATATGGCTAGCGCACAAACTAGCCAGACAAATTAGTGAAGTGAGACGAGAAAACATTTTACCATATCTGACCCCAGATGGTAAAACTCAAGTAGGAGTTGAATATAAAAATCGCCGACCTTATAGAATTCACAGCATTACAGTTATTGCTAGTCAAACCAAAGCTGCAAAACCGCAATTGGAGCAATTAAAGAAGGATATTCGAGAAGCTGTGATTCAGCCTGTATTTGAGGATGAAGATATTAAACCAGATGAAAAGACCAGAATATTTATCAATCCTGATGGTCCATTTGTGATTGGTGGACCAGGTGTACATGCAGGGTTAACAGGCAGAAAAAATGCCATAGATACTTATGGTGAATATTCCAAACATAGTGGTTCAGCTTTAAGTGGTAAAGATCCCATTCGGATAGATAGAGTAGGTGCTTATGCTGCTCGTTATGCTGCCAAAAATGTCGTAGCAGCCCAAATTGCTGATGAATGTGAAGTGCAACTAAGTTATTCTATCGGACTTTCTCGACCTGTGAGTATTCAAGTAGAAACTTTTGGCACGGGGAAAATTTCTGATGAAGAAATCACCACAGTTTTAGAGAAGCATTTTGATTTCCGTCTTGCAGGTATTATCAAACAATTTAATTTGAGATATCTACCTTCACTTGCTAACGGTGGCTTCTATAGAAAACTTGCTGCTTACGGTCATGTGGGTAGGATGGATCTAGAGCTTCCTTGGGAAAAAGTAGATAAAGTTGCAATACTGCTTGGTTAA
- a CDS encoding DICT sensory domain-containing protein, with translation MSIPISVLSDLLQSLPYLRPQLYFKASLTALSHAMEDQVLAATLEQPLVIASFQRERFYRQEAHRYQRLAVRSNQIYVLSAPETDFRNSSGHYEKVAFEPEDALSQEWHLVVIADNYATCLVCRESLGSIAKNQQVPELSPSLDMDTARRFEGIWTSERGVSLKAAELLLNRILVYRPSLAGKIAQARQRFGIGEPRSNSGVAQISEYACDIDTDPFVQRLVTYLQASQYKLHKAYRSITAQARKERLINSISTAIRRSLDPHEVLEVAAQELGQHMGAGRCLIYRAHATEAKAIIEHEFLMPGIVSICGQTWQLANNPLFQEVVEQQEGICISNTLIDYRVTSSPALTAIASKFVIRSWVIEPVLYQGRLLGIVELHYCSLPPHECQLGELDLVKAIATQVGAALIQAEAYANLEELNQQLEALDRTRSNLIAITGHELRTPLSTIQVCLESLASEPDMPLELQQIMLNTALSDSERMRKLVQDFLTLSNLESGRVEWHPESLALKECVDLSLSRIRTRSGTEQPPQIKTQIADNLPLIRADGDWLVEVLAKLIDNACKFTPPQGEIAIKATHNGNQMVEVTVADTGRGIETNRLEVVFDRFYQEEGALRRTTSGTGLGLAICRQIVNGWGGEIWAESAGKDQGSQFHFTIPIVQATQEEKRSKVKRK, from the coding sequence ATGAGCATTCCGATTTCCGTGCTGAGTGATCTGCTACAGTCCCTACCCTATCTGCGGCCTCAACTATATTTCAAGGCCTCACTAACCGCCCTTTCCCATGCGATGGAAGATCAGGTTTTGGCGGCGACTTTGGAGCAGCCCCTGGTGATTGCTAGCTTCCAACGTGAGCGTTTTTACCGTCAAGAAGCTCATCGATACCAAAGGCTGGCAGTACGAAGTAATCAAATATACGTGTTATCGGCACCAGAAACAGATTTTAGGAATAGCTCGGGACACTATGAAAAAGTAGCTTTTGAGCCAGAGGATGCCCTAAGTCAAGAGTGGCATTTGGTGGTAATTGCTGATAATTATGCTACTTGTCTGGTATGTCGAGAAAGCCTAGGCTCGATAGCGAAAAATCAGCAAGTACCGGAGCTAAGTCCTAGTTTAGACATGGACACAGCACGAAGGTTTGAAGGAATTTGGACTTCGGAGCGGGGGGTTAGCCTCAAAGCGGCAGAATTACTATTAAACAGGATTTTAGTTTATAGACCATCTCTGGCTGGCAAAATTGCACAAGCCCGCCAGAGATTTGGTATCGGTGAACCCAGAAGCAACTCAGGCGTAGCCCAAATCAGCGAATATGCTTGTGATATCGATACTGACCCCTTCGTGCAACGTTTAGTCACTTACCTGCAAGCTAGTCAGTACAAATTACACAAAGCTTACCGTTCAATTACCGCCCAAGCACGTAAAGAAAGGTTAATTAACTCGATTAGCACCGCCATTCGGCGATCGCTCGATCCGCATGAAGTGCTAGAGGTAGCAGCCCAAGAATTGGGACAACACATGGGAGCAGGTCGTTGTTTAATTTACCGCGCTCACGCAACCGAAGCTAAAGCAATCATTGAACACGAATTCTTGATGCCGGGTATAGTATCTATTTGTGGGCAAACTTGGCAATTAGCAAATAATCCTCTATTTCAGGAAGTTGTGGAACAACAAGAGGGGATCTGTATTAGCAACACCCTGATTGACTATCGCGTTACCAGTTCACCAGCACTAACGGCGATCGCCAGCAAGTTTGTCATTCGGTCTTGGGTAATCGAACCAGTGTTATATCAGGGTCGATTGTTGGGCATAGTCGAGTTACACTATTGCAGCCTACCACCCCATGAGTGCCAACTAGGGGAATTAGACTTGGTAAAAGCGATCGCCACCCAAGTCGGAGCCGCGTTAATTCAAGCCGAAGCTTACGCCAACTTAGAAGAACTTAACCAACAACTAGAAGCCCTTGACCGCACCCGCAGCAACCTTATAGCCATCACTGGACACGAACTCCGCACCCCATTATCCACCATTCAAGTGTGCCTAGAAAGCCTCGCCAGCGAACCAGATATGCCCCTAGAGTTGCAGCAAATCATGCTCAACACCGCCCTTTCCGACTCAGAACGGATGCGAAAACTGGTACAAGATTTCCTCACACTTTCCAACCTAGAAAGCGGACGGGTAGAATGGCATCCAGAATCCCTCGCCTTAAAAGAATGTGTGGATCTATCACTCAGCCGCATTCGCACCCGTTCTGGAACCGAACAGCCCCCGCAAATCAAGACTCAAATTGCCGATAATCTCCCTTTGATCAGAGCTGACGGTGATTGGCTGGTGGAAGTATTAGCAAAACTGATAGATAACGCTTGCAAATTTACGCCCCCACAAGGCGAAATTGCGATTAAAGCCACTCATAACGGCAATCAGATGGTCGAGGTGACAGTAGCGGACACTGGACGGGGTATAGAAACCAATCGCCTAGAAGTCGTTTTTGACCGCTTCTACCAAGAAGAAGGCGCCTTGCGACGGACTACAAGTGGCACTGGACTAGGACTAGCAATTTGTCGGCAAATTGTCAACGGCTGGGGGGGTGAAATTTGGGCAGAATCAGCTGGCAAAGACCAGGGCAGTCAGTTTCATTTTACCATTCCCATTGTTCAGGCTACCCAAGAGGAAAAGCGGTCAAAAGTCAAGAGGAAATAG